From the Conger conger chromosome 14, fConCon1.1, whole genome shotgun sequence genome, one window contains:
- the mych gene encoding myelocytomatosis oncogene homolog, protein MLQSFSPSHCWGYDADVEPLLFDDEICQILMKDLHTLPTPPQSPPMKTGLDKPLSKVDQLEFVSELLLEEDFLQLNWNCDLLRKDGYSETDSLKDQRPEVSDDCLWNCLSDKFTEKLSGPLLSDIDTSIFQEIAGSTLDCHSAALLCQNEDLSKQTESSDSSSLSATSDCTASESSASDSEEEIDVVTVKRRGHPAHQGEVSRRSRPSATKRCFLEIQQDIQLQHNYAAPPPPSPRRAEAPKRARADHRSRHHPAALAVAPGDPEDEEERRRTHNVMERQRRNELKNCFLRLRDHVPELSHNDKASKVQILKKARDGIRGLEAETLRLGARRDRLKRRQDQLKARLEQLRR, encoded by the exons ATGCTTCAGAGTTTTTCTCCGTCCCATTGCTGGGGCTACGATGCAGATGTAGAGCCGTTGTTGTTTGACGATGAGATCTGCCAGATCCTGATGAAGGATCTGCATACCCTACCGACGCCGCCGCAGTCTCCTCCTATGAAGACTGGACTGGATAAGCCCCTGTCAAAGGTTGACCAGCTGGAGTTCGTTTCGGAGCTGCTGCTAGAGGAAGACTTTCTGCAACTCAACTGGAACTGCGACCTGCTTCGCAAAGACGGCTACTCGGAAACGGACAGTCTCAAGGACCAGCGGCCGGAAGTTTCCGACGACTGTTTGTGGAACTGTTTGAGTGACAAATTCACGGAAAAGCTCTCCGGCCCCTTGCTCTCGGACATTGACACCAGCATTTTTCAGGAGATTGCCGGCTCCACGCTCGACTGCCACAGCGCGGCGCTGTTGTGCCAAAATGAGGACTTGTCCAAGCAAACGGAATCTTCGGATAGTAGCTCGCTCTCTGCGACCAGCGACTGTACGGCTAGCGAATCTTCGGCCAGCGACTCCG AGGAGGAGATCGACGTGGTGACAGTGAAGAGGCGGGGCCACCCCGCCCACCAGGGGGAGGTCTCGCGACGGTCCCGCCCCTCGGCCACCAAGCGCTGCTTCCTGGAGATCCAGCAGGACATCCAGCTGCAGCACAACTACGCGGCACCGCCGCCCCCATCCCCCCGCCGCGCCGAGGCCCCCAAACGCGCCCGCGCCGACCACCGCTCCCGCCACCACCCCGCCGCCTTGGCCGTCGCCCCCGGCGACccggaggacgaggaggagcgGCGGCGGACGCACAACGTGATGGAGAGGCAGCGGCGCAACGAGCTGAAGAACTGCTTCCTGCGCCTGCGCGACCACGTGCCCGAGCTCTCCCACAACGACAAGGCCTCCAAGGTGCAGATCCTCAAGAAGGCCCGCGACGGCATCCGCGGCCTGGAGGCCGAGACCCTCCGGCTGGGGGCCAGGCGTGACCGGCTCAAGCGGAGGCAGGACCAGCTCAAGGCGCGGCTCGAGCAGCTCCGGAGGTAG